In Anaerolineales bacterium, the genomic stretch ATAATCATACTTATCATCACCATCGAATTCTACCGGGACTTGCCAGCCTGTCAAGCACCTCCCTCCCTAACGGCCGCCCCGTTCTCTCCGCGATCTGACGCAGGCGCAGTCGCTGCTGCCTGGTGGGATCGCGCCGAGCGGCTGGCGCCAAGGAGGAAGGCGTCAGGACAATCTGCCCCCCCCACCCTGACGAGAACTCGGCATGGGGCCTGTGGCGACCGGGTGCCGACGAGAAGACGGCTAGGCCCTTCAAATGCCCGCCATGCTGCTTGTCGAGGTCCAGAACGACCCTTCCGGTCTGATTGAGGGATTGAGGGGTGGAAAGACCTGCGTCTAGCGGCTGAAGCTGCCCACGTACGGTGTCCGTCTGCCGCCAGTGGCGGCCAAACGGGGCCGCGATTACTGCGACACCCCTCTGGGTCAGACTGCCTGCGTTTGCGGACTGCAGGTCTGAGAGTGGAGCCGACAACCGAGTTTCGGCCTTCGTCCGCCGGCAGCCGGTCCCGCCAGGAAGGCCAATGTTGTACCTGTTCCGCGGCCGGAAGGGATACCAGGGGGCGGGCCAAGCAGGGCAACCAAGCACCGGACGAATGCCGGAAGGCGGAGAGGCACGTCAGCCGTCGAGGGATCAGGAGGTTCGGCGTTCAGGCAGCAGGCAGGCAGCGCGGGCGGATAGATCCGGACTCAGCCCTCGCTGGCATGGAACTGATCCAGGATGCGGGCAATGTCCCCACGTACCCAACAGCGGCGGAAGGCATCGACCATGGCCGGGTCGAACTGTACCCCGGACTGGCGGACGATCTCCTCCAGCGCCGACTCGGGGCTGACTGCCGGGCGGTACGGTCGGTCGGAGGTCATGGCGTCGAAGGTATCGACCACCGCCAGCAACCGGGCGCCTTCGGGAATCGATTCGCTGCCCAGACCCCGGGGATAGCCGCTGCCATTCCAGCGCTCGTGGTGATGAAACACGACGGGAATCGCCCTGGCCAGGTATGGGATGGGCTCGATCATTCGGGCGCCCACCTCAGGATGCTGGCGCATCTCCTGCCACTCATCGGCGGAGAGCTTGCCTGTCTTGCACAGGATGGCCTCTCGGATGGCGATCTTGCCGATGTCGTGCAGGATGGAACCAAACTCCAGGGCATCGATCTTCTCTTCGTCCCACTGCAATTCACGGGCAATGGCGGAGGCATAGGCGCTGACCCGCTCGACGTGCGAGCGAGTGGACCGATCGCGGGCTTCGATAGCGTTGGCCAGCATGCTCAGGCTGGCTTTGTAGGCGGACTTGAGCTGGGCGAGCATCAGCTCCCCGGTGCGCTGCAGGCGTGCCTGGACGGCCGACAGGAGCTCTTGGCTGGTGATGGGCTTGGTGATGTAGTCATCGGCGCCGAGGGCCTTGGCCGCGAAGATGTCCTCGCGCGTCCCGCGGGCGGTGAGGAAGATGAACGGAATCAAGGCTCCGACGGGCAGGCGGCGGACGGCCTGGAAAAGCTCGATGCCGTCCATCACGGGCATCGAGATGTCCGAGAGAATCAGTGCCGGGGTCTGTTCGACGAGCAGGTCGAGGGCCACCTTCCCGTTGGCTGCCGCCAGCACCGGATAGCCTGCGGCCTCCAGGATGTCGCGCAGGGCGACCAGCATCGCCGGGTCGTCCTCGACAACCAAGAGCAGCTCTCGCCTCGCGTCTTCTTCGGGATTATCCATTGGTCTGCGCTGCGGGTCCAAGGTCATTATGGGGCACGCCGAGTGGGCCTGCAAGCGTATGGCAGCCGGCGCAGGCTAGGAAAGTCCTCCTATTCCGCCGCTGACGCCAGGGTCAAGTTCGCCGACTCCAGGGTTCACCCCCCACCCCGACGGACGGCCACGACTGGGGGACGCCAGACAGCTCGCCTCCAGGTGGGTCAATCCGGCCGGTGGCCTGCCAGCCGGCTGCCGGCACTCTGCCAGGCCGTCGGATCGGCTTCAGGCTGCGGCCTGACTCCGAGCTGGATTAGGCGCACAAGCAGGCCTGCGAGCTCCGGATCCGCTGCCGGCGCCGCGCCGGCGCGAAATGCTTGCAGCAGGCGGGCCCGGCTCAATTCGACCCAGGACCACGATCTGCGGAAGCTGTCAGCCTTGGTCCAGTAGCCTCGATCCTCCCAGGCGGTCGCCGTCTGCTCGAGGGAGGCCGCCACCAGCTCTAACTGTTCGCAAATGAACGCCAGCCGATCGTTCTCCCGCTCTGGCGAAAGCGCCCCCCGCGAAGCCGACTGGAGAGCGGAGCGGATCCGGCCCAGGCTGGCGTCCCGAGATCGGCTGGGTGGAAGGTTGCGCACAATCCTAGGCATCGGTCGAGACCTGGCGCCCAGTATAGCCTGGAGAGAAGAGCGGTCCCCCTGGCAGGAGAACGAGACGGGCGTGCTAGAATTCGAGTGGGGGACGTGCACCGGCGGAAGAACACCCCGAGGCTGGCAAGACCAGAAAGGTCACTGAATTGGAAGACGGGATCAAGGTTGTCGCCACCAACCGCAAGGCGCAACATGACTACTTCCTCGAGGAGCGCCTGGAGGCCGGTATGGCCCTCAAGGGGACGGAGATCAAGTCGATCCGCATGGGTCAGGTCAGCATCCGGGAGGCGTTCGTGCAGCTCGATCAAGGCGAACTGTGGCTGCAGAACGCGCACATCGCTCCCTACGACCCGGCCAGTCACATGAACCACGATCCGAAGCGGCCCCGCAAGCTGCTTCTCCATCGGCGGGAGATCGCCAAGCTGGAGGGGACGATTCGGCAACGCGGCTATTCCCTGATCCCCACCCGGCTGTACTTGAAGGCCGGCCGGGCTAAGCTGGAGATCGCCTTGGCGCGCGGCAAGCGCCAGTATGACAAGCGCAGGGCGCTGGCGGAGAAGGATGCCCGCCGAGCGATGCAGCGAGAACTCGGCCGGCGCGGCTGAGGATGATCCAACCGTCGATCGCAGGTTTCAACTACCTGGACCCGGCAAAGAAGCGCGAGATCTATGCCAGGTTTGTGCCGGCCGAGCTGATCCAACACCTCAAGATCAGCGCAGACTTGAGGGATGGCCTGGGCCGGGACCTGCTGGAGGTGCGTTCAGTACCTGGTGCGCCCGATGTCCAGGTGATCCTGCGCCACGAGGCGGGTGCGCGGGATCCAGTGCTGTATGCCCACCTGACAGAGACCGTCCACGGACAGATCCACGTCCTGCTGTACATCATCAACGATCCGGTTTCGCCCCGTTTCGATGTGGATGTGATGCCGGATGGGCGCCCTACCCTCTTCGGCACCCAGCTGCGTAACCTGCCAGCCGAGCAGGCGGCCCTCGAGGCCGGCTTGGCGCCAGGCCAGGTGCGGCGGGGCTTGCGCCTGCTGCCCGCCGCCATCAAGTCCTTTGAGGCGTTCGTTGGATCCCTCGATCAGGAGTTGTTCTTCATTGAGCCGTTGTACTATCACAACGCCGTCCATTTCGAGCGTTTTGGTTTCGCCTACCAACAAGGCTTGCGCCTAATGCGGCGGATTCACGACGGCTTTGCCCCTGGCGCAGATCTAGCTCGCCGATTGGACGGGTCAACCCCGTTCCGTCAGCCTGCAGCGCAGCGGTCCATTCGCCTGCAGAGTTGGGCGCTACACGACGGGATTCTGGGCGAGGCCTTCACCGGAGCCATGATGTACCGGCGGCTCGGCGCCCCGCCCTCGGTCGATACAGTGGCCGGCGGCAGATGGTAGCAATTGCGCATAGCCTACGCCAAATTAGGGTGAAGGCCGCGGGGGTGGTGAGAGCTCTTCTTCGTGGCTATGCGCATGCTTCTCAATCCGGATCTGGTAGGATGGTGTTATGGGGATGAAGGGTCTCGACGGGGGTGGATCGCGCAGCACGGCAGACCGAGAGGCGCCGACCTCGTAAAATCCGCGCAACCACAAGTGCCAACCGCACTTCATACGCGGCGCTGCCGCTCGCAGCCTAGGCTCGTCGAGCTGTAAC encodes the following:
- the smpB gene encoding SsrA-binding protein SmpB, which encodes MEDGIKVVATNRKAQHDYFLEERLEAGMALKGTEIKSIRMGQVSIREAFVQLDQGELWLQNAHIAPYDPASHMNHDPKRPRKLLLHRREIAKLEGTIRQRGYSLIPTRLYLKAGRAKLEIALARGKRQYDKRRALAEKDARRAMQRELGRRG
- a CDS encoding response regulator translates to MDNPEEDARRELLLVVEDDPAMLVALRDILEAAGYPVLAAANGKVALDLLVEQTPALILSDISMPVMDGIELFQAVRRLPVGALIPFIFLTARGTREDIFAAKALGADDYITKPITSQELLSAVQARLQRTGELMLAQLKSAYKASLSMLANAIEARDRSTRSHVERVSAYASAIARELQWDEEKIDALEFGSILHDIGKIAIREAILCKTGKLSADEWQEMRQHPEVGARMIEPIPYLARAIPVVFHHHERWNGSGYPRGLGSESIPEGARLLAVVDTFDAMTSDRPYRPAVSPESALEEIVRQSGVQFDPAMVDAFRRCWVRGDIARILDQFHASEG